Proteins encoded by one window of uncultured Celeribacter sp.:
- a CDS encoding PAS domain-containing protein, whose amino-acid sequence MKIEYVSGSNVVSLMPRRSEMHFPALKTVEAYWEGLRNGRPVPARSEVDPRGMQSALEFAFILERIAPGVARFRLAGMHLTDLMGMEVRGMPLTAMFVPESRAKLSEALEAVFETPQITVITLKAERGIGRGAMDAQLLLCPLKSDLGDVNRVLGCLQSKGEIGRQPRRFEVVDIQSRPLLGNPADQSFETTEKGTPVPAGFAEAKKAYEDSKSTASDTQDTTQPPRPAKPVLRLVKTEE is encoded by the coding sequence ATGAAAATTGAATATGTCAGTGGTTCCAACGTCGTCTCCCTCATGCCCCGTCGCAGTGAGATGCATTTCCCGGCGCTGAAAACCGTCGAGGCCTATTGGGAAGGCCTGCGCAATGGCCGCCCGGTTCCGGCGCGCTCGGAGGTCGATCCGCGTGGGATGCAGTCCGCGCTGGAATTCGCCTTCATCCTCGAACGCATCGCCCCCGGCGTGGCCCGTTTCCGCCTTGCTGGCATGCATCTGACCGATCTTATGGGCATGGAAGTGCGCGGCATGCCGCTGACCGCGATGTTCGTGCCGGAAAGCCGCGCGAAACTCTCCGAGGCGCTCGAAGCCGTGTTCGAGACCCCGCAAATCACCGTCATCACGCTCAAAGCCGAACGCGGCATCGGGCGCGGCGCGATGGATGCGCAGCTTTTGCTCTGCCCGTTGAAATCCGATCTTGGCGATGTGAACCGCGTGTTGGGCTGTCTTCAGTCCAAAGGCGAAATCGGCCGCCAGCCGCGCCGCTTTGAAGTGGTGGATATCCAGTCCCGCCCGCTCTTGGGCAACCCGGCGGATCAGAGTTTTGAGACCACGGAAAAAGGTACGCCGGTGCCTGCCGGTTTTGCCGAGGCCAAGAAGGCCTATGAGGACAGCAAATCCACTGCCTCTGACACGCAGGACACCACGCAGCCCCCGCGCCCTGCAAAGCCGGTGCTGCGGCTGGTCAAAACGGAGGAGTAA
- the gmk gene encoding guanylate kinase translates to MPRSDSSAERRGLLIILSSPSGAGKSTLARRLMAWDETLSFSVSATTRAPRAGEENGVHYHFVDESRFKQMVTEGEMLEHAHVFGNFYGSPAAPVRDAIEAGRDVLFDVDWQGAQQISNSVLRDHVLSIFVLPPSIKELRRRLETRGQDSAETIGKRMEKSWDEISHWDGYDYVLVNDDLELSFERLKTIIAAERLRRVQQPGLMGFVRGLQSEFEEVEG, encoded by the coding sequence ATGCCAAGGTCAGACAGCTCAGCCGAACGGCGCGGTCTTCTCATTATCCTGTCCTCACCTTCGGGGGCCGGGAAATCGACCTTGGCGCGGCGCTTGATGGCCTGGGACGAGACGCTGAGCTTTTCGGTCTCCGCCACGACACGCGCGCCACGCGCGGGCGAAGAGAATGGCGTGCATTATCATTTCGTCGACGAGTCGCGGTTCAAACAGATGGTCACCGAGGGCGAGATGCTTGAGCACGCCCATGTCTTCGGCAATTTCTACGGTTCGCCGGCCGCACCCGTGCGGGACGCGATCGAAGCCGGGCGCGATGTACTCTTTGATGTGGACTGGCAGGGCGCACAACAGATCTCGAATTCGGTGCTGCGCGATCACGTGCTGTCGATCTTCGTGCTGCCGCCCTCGATCAAGGAGCTGCGGCGTCGGTTGGAAACCCGCGGTCAGGACAGTGCGGAGACCATCGGCAAACGGATGGAGAAAAGCTGGGATGAGATCAGCCATTGGGATGGCTATGATTATGTGCTGGTGAATGACGATCTTGAGCTCAGTTTCGAGCGCCTCAAGACGATCATCGCCGCCGAACGCCTGCGCCGGGTGCAACAACCCGGCCTCATGGGATTTGTGCGCGGGCTTCAGTCGGAATTCGAGGAGGTGGAAGGATGA
- a CDS encoding PQQ-dependent sugar dehydrogenase, with translation MSLIFSRLFTPLITSVSLVLPTSLWAADRMAGATPVAVTEVVRGLDEPWAIEFLPEGGVLIGEIDGRLLLVQNGAVTVIEGTPEVWESGQGGLLDIMIPRDFAESGEVFLSYSKPIRGGSGTALGVGRLEGDRLVDFHDLFVMAEGSRKGQHFGSRIVEATDGTIFLTVGERGEREAAQDKTRANGSVLRINRNGSIPADNPFLGDDVLPALWSYGHRNPQGAALDGQGQLWVNEHGPQGGDEINLVAKGANYGWPLTSYGENYGGGRFAPQTLDGTEPPAHQWTPSIAPSGYAIYEGDLFPSLKGKHLIGSLKFDYISVMDPVSWQEEQWSWPETGRVRDITVAPDGAIWFLSVGKGAAYRIAPRD, from the coding sequence ATGTCTCTGATCTTCTCCCGTCTGTTCACGCCGCTCATTACCAGTGTGTCTCTCGTTCTTCCCACGTCTTTATGGGCCGCAGATCGCATGGCCGGAGCCACGCCCGTTGCCGTCACCGAAGTCGTGCGCGGTCTGGACGAGCCTTGGGCGATTGAGTTCCTGCCTGAAGGCGGCGTGCTGATCGGCGAGATCGACGGGCGGCTTTTGCTTGTCCAAAACGGCGCGGTCACCGTGATTGAGGGCACGCCAGAGGTCTGGGAAAGCGGGCAGGGTGGTCTTTTGGATATTATGATCCCGCGTGATTTTGCCGAGAGCGGCGAGGTGTTTCTCAGCTATTCCAAACCCATCAGAGGCGGCTCGGGCACCGCGCTTGGCGTCGGGCGGCTCGAAGGCGACCGGCTTGTTGATTTTCATGATCTCTTTGTGATGGCGGAGGGCAGCCGCAAAGGGCAGCATTTCGGCTCCCGCATTGTCGAGGCGACGGATGGCACGATCTTCCTCACTGTCGGCGAACGTGGCGAGCGTGAAGCGGCGCAGGACAAAACCCGTGCCAATGGATCGGTGCTTCGGATCAACCGCAACGGGTCGATTCCGGCGGACAATCCGTTTCTGGGCGACGACGTCCTCCCCGCGCTCTGGTCCTATGGCCACCGCAATCCGCAAGGCGCGGCGCTTGACGGGCAGGGCCAGCTTTGGGTCAACGAACACGGGCCACAGGGCGGCGACGAGATCAATCTGGTCGCCAAAGGTGCCAACTATGGCTGGCCTCTCACAAGCTACGGCGAGAATTACGGCGGCGGACGTTTTGCGCCTCAGACGCTTGACGGCACAGAGCCGCCCGCGCATCAATGGACCCCCTCCATCGCGCCCTCGGGCTATGCGATCTATGAGGGCGATCTCTTTCCGAGCCTCAAAGGCAAACACCTGATCGGGTCGCTGAAATTCGACTATATTTCCGTGATGGACCCGGTGAGCTGGCAAGAGGAGCAATGGTCCTGGCCCGAAACCGGACGCGTGCGCGACATCACGGTCGCGCCGGATGGGGCGATCTGGTTTCTTTCCGTCGGCAAAGGCGCCGCTTACCGGATTGCGCCGCGCGACTGA
- the pstC gene encoding phosphate ABC transporter permease subunit PstC, giving the protein MPLLWLFILILALGLLGFILGRTRALKDANGDIRLLHSLPNYYGSNVLLAILIPGLAVMLIWLILQPMVIQGQVSSMIPDTAYSDKGALNLVMSDVRRVAEGLDVAVAEGALSKEQARDIRTEFTDIRARLGAVGVALGSNVESYVLKAAQKYRTMNAVGNWMMSVAVLAAALAGFAVAYMRTGKDMRARNSVEKVILGLLIGAASIAILTTLGIVLSLIFNTIEFFKLYPALDFFFGTTWSPSFGGGSELGILPLFWGTFYVSIIALLVAVPIGLFAAIYLSEYAGPKVRAIAKPLLEVLAGIPTIVYGLFALLTVGPMLMTVFGSDGGLGWMQGGRSVMTAGLVMGVMLIPFVSSLSDDIINAVPQAMRDGSLGLGATKSETVRQVVLPAALPGIVGAILLAASRAIGETMIVVLGAGAAAKLNLNPFEAMTTVTTRIVSQLTGDADFASAEALVAFALGMTLFVITLCLNIFALVIVRKYREQYD; this is encoded by the coding sequence ATGCCTCTGTTGTGGCTTTTCATACTTATTCTGGCCCTTGGCCTTCTCGGTTTCATTCTGGGGCGCACCCGCGCGCTCAAGGATGCAAATGGCGACATCCGCCTGCTGCATTCGCTTCCGAACTACTATGGTTCCAATGTCCTGCTTGCGATCCTGATCCCGGGGTTGGCGGTCATGCTCATCTGGCTGATCCTTCAGCCGATGGTGATCCAGGGGCAGGTCTCCTCGATGATCCCGGACACCGCCTATAGCGACAAAGGCGCGCTGAACCTCGTGATGTCCGATGTGCGTCGTGTCGCCGAAGGGCTTGATGTCGCCGTCGCAGAAGGCGCGCTGTCAAAAGAGCAGGCCCGCGACATTCGCACCGAGTTCACCGACATCCGCGCCCGTCTGGGGGCTGTGGGTGTGGCGCTTGGCTCCAATGTGGAAAGCTATGTGCTGAAGGCCGCGCAGAAATATCGCACGATGAATGCGGTGGGCAATTGGATGATGAGCGTGGCGGTTCTGGCCGCGGCGCTTGCTGGCTTTGCCGTCGCCTACATGCGCACCGGCAAAGATATGCGCGCGCGCAATTCCGTGGAAAAAGTGATCCTCGGGCTTTTGATCGGGGCCGCCTCCATCGCGATCCTGACGACTCTGGGCATCGTCTTGTCGCTGATCTTCAACACCATTGAGTTCTTCAAGCTTTACCCGGCGCTGGATTTCTTCTTCGGCACCACCTGGTCGCCGTCCTTTGGCGGGGGCTCGGAGTTGGGCATTCTGCCGCTCTTTTGGGGCACTTTCTACGTGTCGATCATTGCGCTTCTGGTCGCCGTGCCGATCGGGCTTTTCGCGGCCATCTACCTGTCGGAATACGCAGGCCCCAAAGTGCGCGCGATTGCCAAACCGCTCTTAGAAGTCCTGGCCGGGATCCCGACCATCGTCTACGGTCTCTTCGCTTTGCTGACCGTCGGCCCGATGCTCATGACCGTGTTTGGCTCCGACGGGGGCCTTGGCTGGATGCAGGGCGGTCGCTCCGTGATGACCGCAGGCCTCGTGATGGGCGTGATGCTCATTCCTTTCGTCTCCTCGCTGTCGGACGACATCATCAACGCGGTGCCGCAGGCGATGCGTGATGGCTCTCTGGGTCTTGGGGCGACGAAATCCGAAACCGTGCGTCAGGTTGTGCTGCCCGCCGCTTTGCCGGGCATCGTCGGCGCCATCTTGCTTGCCGCCTCGCGCGCCATCGGCGAGACCATGATCGTCGTCTTGGGGGCAGGGGCCGCGGCCAAGCTGAACCTCAACCCCTTCGAGGCGATGACCACCGTGACCACGCGGATCGTCTCGCAGCTCACGGGTGACGCCGATTTCGCCTCCGCCGAAGCGCTTGTAGCCTTTGCCCTGGGGATGACGCTCTTTGTCATCACCCTCTGCCTCAACATCTTCGCGCTCGTGATCGTGCGCAAATACCGGGAGCAGTATGACTGA
- a CDS encoding substrate-binding domain-containing protein, with product MSFVKLTASAIAIAAVSATAASARDQVQVAGSSTVLPYASIVAEAFGENFDFPTPVVESGGSSAGLKRFCEGVGENTIDVANASRKIKDKEIAACAEAGVTDIIEVRIGYDGIVFASQLNGPAFTAFEPADIFNALGAKVLKDGELVDNSYAQWSEFNADLPAADIMAFIPGTKHGTREVFEEKVLIAGCEATGAMEAMIASGMSEDDAEDACMAVRTDGKSVDIDGDYTETLASIDANPNGIGVFGLAFYENNTDKLKTATMSGVEATTETIASGDYPVSRPLFFYVKKAHIGVIPGLKEYAEFFISDDMAGPDGPLAEYGLVSDPELASTQAAIEAEDTMQ from the coding sequence ATGTCCTTTGTGAAACTGACCGCTTCCGCGATCGCGATCGCTGCCGTCTCTGCCACTGCCGCCTCTGCCCGTGATCAGGTACAAGTCGCCGGGTCTTCCACCGTTCTTCCCTATGCCTCCATCGTTGCTGAAGCCTTCGGTGAAAACTTTGACTTCCCGACCCCGGTTGTGGAATCCGGTGGGTCTTCTGCTGGCCTCAAACGCTTCTGCGAAGGTGTTGGCGAAAACACCATCGACGTGGCCAACGCGTCCCGCAAAATCAAAGACAAAGAGATCGCGGCCTGTGCCGAAGCTGGCGTGACCGACATCATCGAAGTCCGCATCGGTTACGATGGCATCGTGTTCGCCTCGCAACTGAACGGCCCGGCCTTCACCGCCTTCGAGCCGGCTGACATCTTCAACGCTCTGGGCGCCAAAGTCCTGAAAGACGGCGAGCTGGTCGACAACAGCTACGCTCAGTGGTCCGAATTCAACGCCGATCTGCCGGCGGCTGACATCATGGCCTTCATCCCGGGCACCAAGCACGGCACCCGTGAAGTCTTCGAAGAAAAAGTTCTGATCGCTGGTTGTGAAGCCACCGGCGCCATGGAAGCCATGATCGCTTCCGGCATGTCCGAAGACGACGCAGAAGACGCCTGTATGGCTGTCCGCACCGACGGCAAATCCGTGGACATCGACGGCGACTACACCGAGACCCTCGCGTCTATCGACGCCAACCCGAACGGCATCGGCGTCTTCGGTCTCGCGTTCTACGAAAACAACACCGACAAGCTGAAAACCGCGACCATGTCCGGCGTTGAAGCCACCACCGAGACCATTGCCTCCGGCGACTACCCGGTCTCCCGCCCGCTGTTCTTCTACGTGAAGAAAGCCCACATCGGCGTGATCCCGGGTCTGAAAGAATATGCTGAGTTCTTCATCTCCGACGACATGGCTGGCCCGGACGGCCCGCTCGCCGAATACGGCCTCGTGTCCGACCCGGAACTGGCCTCGACCCAAGCGGCCATCGAAGCTGAAGACACCATGCAGTAA
- a CDS encoding gamma carbonic anhydrase family protein — MTLYSLDDHAPVLPENGDYWVAPDANVIGKVILEEGANIWFGATLRGDNEAIVVGEGTNIQENTVCHTDMGYPLTIGAGCTIGHKAMLHGCTIGENTLIGMGATVLNGAKIGKNCLIGAGALITEGKEIPNGSLVMGSPGRVVRELTEAQIAGLKASALHYQQNAQRFRDGLKALD; from the coding sequence ATGACGCTTTATTCTTTGGACGATCACGCGCCGGTCTTGCCGGAAAACGGCGACTATTGGGTCGCGCCGGACGCCAATGTCATCGGCAAGGTGATCCTGGAGGAGGGCGCCAACATCTGGTTCGGCGCCACGCTGCGGGGCGACAATGAGGCGATTGTCGTAGGCGAGGGCACGAATATTCAGGAAAACACGGTCTGTCACACCGATATGGGCTATCCGCTGACCATCGGCGCGGGCTGTACCATCGGGCATAAGGCGATGCTGCATGGCTGTACCATCGGCGAGAACACCTTGATCGGTATGGGCGCGACGGTTTTGAATGGCGCCAAGATCGGCAAGAATTGCCTGATCGGGGCAGGGGCGTTGATCACGGAAGGCAAGGAGATCCCGAACGGCTCACTTGTGATGGGCAGCCCCGGACGTGTGGTGCGCGAATTGACCGAAGCGCAGATTGCGGGGCTCAAAGCCTCCGCGCTGCATTATCAGCAAAATGCACAACGGTTCCGGGATGGGTTGAAAGCGCTCGACTGA
- a CDS encoding 3-deoxy-7-phosphoheptulonate synthase class II — MTDWVKTAWRNKPRVQMPDYTDAAALNAVEAQLAKYPPLVFAGEARKLKRDLAKASRGEAFLLQGGDCAESFAEFGGDQIRDTFKVMLQMAMVLTFGAKVPVIKVGRMAGQFAKPRSAPTETANGVELPSYRGDIINGFDFTPEARIPDPNRMLQAYTQAAASLNLLRAFSKGGFADIHRVHAWTLGFTESDEAEKYRDMANRIQDALDFMKAAGMTAEHNPDLQTVDFYTSHEALLLEYEEALTRVDSTTGATIAGSGHMIWIGDRTRQPDGAHVEFCRGVQNPIGLKCGPTTTAEDLKVLMGKLNPENEAGRLTLIARFGAGKVADHLPRLIETVKAEGANVVWSCDAMHGNTIKSDSGYKTRPFEQVLSEVQEFFAVHRDQGTIPGGVHFEMTGQDVTECTGGLRAVTDENLADRYHTACDPRLNASQSLELAFLVAEELQKGQTPETVAATA, encoded by the coding sequence ATGACGGATTGGGTGAAAACCGCATGGCGCAACAAACCGCGTGTGCAAATGCCCGACTATACGGACGCGGCCGCGCTGAACGCTGTTGAGGCGCAGCTTGCCAAATATCCGCCGCTCGTCTTTGCGGGCGAGGCGCGTAAACTGAAACGTGATCTGGCGAAAGCGTCGCGTGGCGAAGCGTTTTTGTTGCAGGGCGGCGATTGCGCCGAAAGCTTTGCCGAATTCGGCGGCGACCAGATCCGTGATACCTTCAAAGTCATGCTGCAAATGGCGATGGTTTTGACCTTTGGCGCGAAAGTGCCGGTGATCAAGGTCGGTCGCATGGCGGGCCAATTCGCAAAACCGCGCTCGGCGCCGACCGAGACTGCGAATGGTGTGGAACTCCCAAGCTACCGAGGCGACATCATCAACGGCTTCGACTTCACCCCCGAAGCGCGCATCCCCGACCCGAACCGCATGTTGCAGGCCTATACTCAGGCTGCGGCGTCTCTGAACCTGCTGCGCGCCTTCTCAAAAGGTGGTTTTGCCGACATTCACCGGGTGCATGCCTGGACGCTGGGGTTCACAGAATCCGATGAGGCCGAGAAATACCGCGACATGGCGAACCGCATTCAGGATGCGCTTGATTTCATGAAAGCGGCGGGCATGACGGCAGAACACAACCCCGACCTGCAAACCGTGGATTTCTACACCTCGCATGAGGCGCTTTTGCTGGAATACGAAGAGGCGCTGACCCGTGTCGACAGCACGACCGGCGCCACCATCGCGGGGTCGGGTCACATGATCTGGATCGGCGACCGGACGCGCCAGCCGGACGGCGCGCATGTCGAATTCTGCCGCGGTGTTCAGAACCCGATCGGTCTGAAATGCGGGCCGACCACTACGGCCGAAGACCTCAAGGTGCTGATGGGCAAACTCAACCCGGAGAACGAGGCCGGGCGTCTGACGCTTATCGCACGCTTCGGCGCGGGCAAAGTGGCCGATCACCTGCCGCGTCTCATCGAGACCGTGAAAGCCGAAGGCGCCAATGTCGTCTGGTCCTGCGATGCGATGCATGGCAACACGATCAAATCCGACAGCGGCTATAAAACGCGGCCGTTTGAACAGGTGCTTTCCGAGGTGCAGGAATTCTTCGCCGTGCACCGCGATCAGGGCACCATCCCGGGCGGCGTGCATTTCGAAATGACCGGCCAGGATGTGACCGAATGCACCGGCGGCCTGCGTGCGGTGACCGACGAGAACCTCGCCGACCGCTACCACACCGCGTGCGATCCGCGTTTGAACGCTTCGCAATCTTTGGAACTTGCCTTCCTCGTGGCTGAAGAGCTGCAAAAAGGTCAGACACCGGAGACGGTGGCAGCAACCGCCTAA
- the pstA gene encoding phosphate ABC transporter permease PstA: MSDFTADNGPAKGDAKSSLFHETTRTKRRNAAETRFKAYGIAAIATGLFFLVALLVAILGNGLPAFKQTFVTIPVELTEAKLDKNGNRDPEDLAKVSTFGYKPVVTAALVSALKAEGIEIPFAKEKDVEDILSASVAAQVRDTVLANPDLIGETVDFRLLASSRVDGYFKGRVTRDALVRDKNLDAEHLDIADAMVAAGLMDTTFNADFIFGADASESRPEQAGIGVSMVGSLFMMIVVLALALPIGVAASIYLEEFAPQNRWTDLIEVNISNLAAVPSIVFGILGLAVFIQIAHLPQSAPLVGGLVLTLMTLPTIIISTRASLKAVPPSIRDAALGVGASKMQSVFHHVLPLAMPGILTGTIIGLAQALGETAPLLLIGMVGFIASNMPDGIASGFLDPNSAMPAQIYEWAKRADPAYYERAWGGIIILLVFLMTMNIIAVLLRRRFERRW, encoded by the coding sequence ATGTCCGATTTCACCGCTGATAATGGCCCCGCAAAGGGGGACGCCAAGTCGTCTCTCTTTCACGAGACCACGCGCACCAAACGCCGCAACGCCGCCGAGACCCGGTTCAAAGCCTATGGCATCGCCGCCATCGCCACGGGCCTGTTCTTTCTGGTCGCGCTTTTGGTCGCCATTCTGGGCAACGGCTTGCCGGCCTTCAAACAGACCTTTGTCACCATTCCGGTGGAGTTGACCGAGGCGAAACTCGACAAGAACGGCAACCGCGATCCCGAGGACCTCGCGAAGGTCTCGACCTTTGGCTACAAACCGGTGGTCACCGCTGCGCTGGTCTCCGCACTCAAGGCCGAGGGGATCGAAATTCCCTTTGCCAAGGAGAAAGACGTTGAGGACATCCTGTCGGCCTCTGTCGCCGCTCAGGTGCGGGACACGGTGCTGGCGAACCCCGATCTGATCGGTGAGACGGTTGATTTCCGCCTTCTGGCCTCGTCCCGTGTGGATGGCTATTTCAAAGGTCGCGTGACCCGTGACGCTTTGGTTCGTGACAAGAACCTCGATGCCGAACACCTCGACATCGCCGATGCGATGGTCGCCGCCGGCCTGATGGACACCACTTTCAACGCCGATTTCATCTTTGGGGCCGATGCTTCCGAGAGTCGTCCTGAACAGGCCGGGATCGGGGTGTCGATGGTGGGCTCTTTGTTCATGATGATCGTGGTGCTGGCTCTGGCGCTGCCGATCGGTGTGGCCGCCTCGATCTACCTCGAAGAATTCGCGCCGCAGAACAGATGGACCGATCTCATTGAGGTGAACATCTCGAACCTCGCCGCTGTGCCTTCCATCGTCTTCGGTATTCTGGGCCTTGCGGTGTTTATCCAGATCGCGCATCTGCCGCAGTCTGCGCCGCTCGTCGGTGGTCTGGTGCTGACGCTCATGACGCTGCCGACGATCATCATCTCGACGCGGGCATCTTTGAAAGCTGTGCCGCCCTCGATCCGCGATGCGGCTCTGGGCGTGGGCGCCTCGAAAATGCAGTCGGTGTTCCACCATGTGCTGCCCTTGGCCATGCCGGGCATCCTGACGGGGACCATCATCGGTCTGGCGCAGGCCCTGGGCGAAACCGCGCCGCTTCTCTTGATCGGTATGGTGGGCTTTATCGCCTCCAACATGCCCGATGGAATTGCCTCTGGCTTTCTCGACCCGAACTCCGCCATGCCCGCGCAGATTTACGAATGGGCAAAACGTGCCGATCCGGCCTATTATGAGCGCGCCTGGGGCGGCATCATCATCCTTCTTGTGTTCCTGATGACGATGAACATCATCGCCGTCCTCCTGCGCCGCCGCTTTGAGCGCCGTTGGTAA
- a CDS encoding ATP-binding protein produces MYKSLKRVGHGEEMMKAMADAMPLPVVVIGRDERIMAANAPARHLFNEAMVGRHYITVLRQPMLLDAIENVLRLSEPAEAIYRITESQRDLVYDVVLRPVIVEDFACVTVAFEDKTELHEAGQMRRDFVANVSHELRTPLTAVLGFIETLLGPAADDGVARKRFLEIMDREAQRMNRIVGDLLSLSRVEAERRVRPTDRVDIPAILRSVVSSLQPVAEAQRVKLILEGADGSEEVPGDHDQLTQVFTNLIENAVKYGGRDKEVHICLTSHTVEPTMRSSAIRVDVSDQGEGIATQHIPRLTERFYRVDSHRSREMGGTGLGLAIVKHILNRHRGRLRVESHTGQGSCFSVILPYE; encoded by the coding sequence ATGTACAAGAGTTTGAAACGGGTCGGACACGGCGAGGAGATGATGAAGGCGATGGCGGATGCCATGCCTTTGCCCGTTGTCGTGATCGGACGCGACGAACGGATCATGGCCGCCAATGCGCCCGCCCGACATCTGTTCAACGAGGCGATGGTGGGGCGTCATTATATTACGGTGCTGCGCCAGCCGATGCTTCTGGATGCGATCGAGAATGTACTACGGTTGTCCGAACCCGCCGAAGCGATTTACCGCATCACCGAAAGCCAGCGCGATCTGGTCTATGACGTGGTGCTGCGCCCGGTGATCGTCGAGGATTTTGCCTGTGTCACGGTGGCCTTCGAGGACAAGACGGAGCTGCACGAAGCGGGTCAGATGCGCCGCGATTTCGTCGCCAACGTGAGCCACGAGCTGCGTACGCCTTTGACGGCTGTCTTGGGCTTCATCGAAACGCTCTTGGGACCCGCCGCCGACGATGGCGTCGCGCGCAAGCGGTTTCTCGAAATCATGGACCGCGAGGCGCAGCGGATGAACCGCATCGTCGGCGATCTTTTGTCGCTGTCGCGCGTTGAGGCGGAGCGCCGGGTGCGTCCGACCGACCGGGTCGATATCCCCGCCATTCTGCGCTCTGTTGTCAGCAGCCTTCAGCCGGTGGCCGAGGCGCAGCGGGTCAAATTGATCCTCGAAGGGGCCGATGGGTCCGAAGAGGTGCCGGGCGATCACGATCAGCTCACCCAGGTCTTTACCAACCTGATTGAAAACGCCGTGAAATACGGCGGGCGCGACAAGGAAGTTCATATTTGTCTGACCTCGCACACGGTGGAACCGACAATGCGCAGCTCAGCGATCCGGGTCGATGTCTCGGATCAGGGGGAGGGAATCGCCACGCAACATATTCCGCGCCTCACAGAGCGATTCTACCGCGTGGATTCGCACCGCTCGCGCGAAATGGGCGGAACAGGTCTTGGGCTGGCGATTGTGAAGCATATTCTCAACCGCCACCGCGGGCGTTTGCGGGTCGAAAGCCACACGGGGCAGGGCAGCTGTTTTTCTGTCATCTTGCCCTATGAATAA
- a CDS encoding GNAT family N-acetyltransferase produces the protein MITYAIEPDLSAPEFLALLKASTLEERRPVDQPQRIAKMLANSDLIVTARDAAGHLVGVARSVTDFAYCLYCSDLAVDTRVQRRGIGKALLRATVKAAPEVKTHLLLSAPGAMSFYAAAGYEAAGNCFIFHRGE, from the coding sequence ATGATCACCTACGCCATCGAACCCGACCTCTCCGCGCCGGAATTTCTCGCCCTGCTCAAAGCCTCAACGCTGGAAGAGCGCCGCCCCGTCGATCAGCCGCAGCGCATCGCGAAGATGTTGGCGAATTCCGATCTGATCGTCACCGCGCGGGATGCGGCGGGACATTTGGTGGGCGTGGCACGCTCCGTCACCGATTTCGCCTATTGCCTCTATTGCTCCGATCTCGCCGTCGACACGCGGGTTCAGCGGCGCGGCATCGGCAAGGCGCTGTTGCGCGCAACCGTCAAAGCGGCGCCGGAGGTCAAGACGCATCTTCTGCTCTCGGCGCCCGGCGCGATGTCGTTTTACGCGGCGGCGGGATATGAGGCGGCTGGAAATTGTTTCATCTTTCACCGTGGGGAATGA